The Mycolicibacterium boenickei genome has a segment encoding these proteins:
- a CDS encoding TetR/AcrR family transcriptional regulator yields the protein MASARRIGAPDAKNRIVLLDAAEALMIEEGYVAVTSRRVAERAGLKPQLVHYYFRTMDDLFLAVFVRRAEEGLVAQAEALNSPQPLWALWRFSTDPSATRLTMEMTGLANHRPALRAEIGRYAEMFREAETKAIDGALRRYGVDASDVPPIVWTFIAASVSRVMVMEQALGMTAGHAEVLKFCEDWLRRLEGEPQPLELPA from the coding sequence ATGGCATCGGCGCGAAGGATCGGGGCGCCCGACGCGAAGAACCGGATCGTGCTGCTCGACGCCGCCGAGGCGCTGATGATCGAAGAGGGGTACGTCGCGGTCACGTCCCGTCGGGTGGCCGAGCGGGCCGGTCTCAAGCCCCAGCTGGTGCACTACTACTTCCGCACCATGGACGACCTGTTCTTGGCAGTGTTCGTGCGGCGTGCCGAGGAGGGGCTGGTGGCGCAGGCCGAGGCCCTCAACTCGCCGCAGCCGCTGTGGGCGCTGTGGCGGTTCAGCACCGACCCGAGCGCGACGCGCTTGACGATGGAGATGACCGGGCTCGCCAACCACCGACCTGCGCTGCGGGCCGAGATCGGCCGCTACGCCGAGATGTTCCGCGAAGCGGAAACCAAGGCGATCGACGGGGCGCTGCGGCGCTATGGCGTCGACGCGTCCGACGTGCCGCCGATCGTGTGGACGTTCATCGCGGCCAGTGTGTCGCGGGTGATGGTCATGGAGCAGGCGCTCGGCATGACGGCGGGGCACGCCGAGGTGCTGAAGTTCTGCGAGGACTGGTTGCGGCGCCTCGAAGGCGAGCCGCAGCCGCTGGAACTGCCGGCCTGA
- a CDS encoding thiolase family protein yields the protein MTNDVAIIGVGLHPFGRFDKTAMQMGAEAIQFALEDAGLEWKDIQFGFGGSYEVSNPDAVTRLVGLTGITFTNVFNACATAASAIQQTADTIRLGKYDIGIAIGLDKHPRGAFTDDPAKLALPQWYAENGQFVTTKFFGMKANHYIHKHNISEETLARVANKNFRNGEKNPNAFRRKEISVEEIMASPVLNYPLRQYMFCAPDEGAAAVIMCRADLAHKYTDKPVYVRASEIRTRTFGAYEVHATSAPLDEDPSPTVFAAKAAYEAAGIGPEDVDIAQLQDTDAGAEVIHMAETGLCADGEQEKLLADGATEIGGSIPVNTDGGLIANGEPIGASGLRQMHELVRQLRGEAGERQVPGNPRVGLAQVYGAPGTASATILSL from the coding sequence ATGACCAACGATGTAGCCATCATCGGCGTCGGCCTGCACCCGTTCGGCCGCTTCGACAAGACCGCGATGCAGATGGGCGCCGAGGCAATCCAATTCGCCCTCGAGGACGCCGGCCTGGAGTGGAAGGACATCCAGTTCGGCTTCGGCGGCAGCTACGAGGTGTCGAATCCCGATGCGGTGACCCGCCTGGTCGGGCTGACGGGCATCACGTTCACCAATGTGTTCAACGCATGCGCCACGGCCGCCAGCGCGATCCAGCAGACCGCTGACACGATCCGGTTGGGCAAGTACGACATCGGGATCGCGATCGGCCTGGACAAGCACCCGCGCGGCGCGTTCACCGACGACCCGGCCAAACTCGCCCTGCCGCAGTGGTATGCCGAGAACGGCCAGTTCGTCACCACCAAGTTCTTCGGCATGAAGGCCAACCACTACATCCACAAGCACAACATCTCCGAGGAGACGCTGGCGCGGGTGGCGAACAAGAACTTCCGCAATGGCGAGAAGAACCCGAATGCTTTCCGGCGCAAGGAGATTTCCGTCGAGGAGATCATGGCCTCGCCGGTGCTGAACTACCCACTGCGGCAGTACATGTTCTGTGCACCCGACGAAGGCGCTGCCGCGGTGATCATGTGTCGCGCCGACCTCGCGCACAAATACACCGACAAGCCGGTGTACGTGCGGGCCAGCGAGATCCGGACCCGGACCTTCGGCGCGTACGAGGTACACGCCACCTCCGCACCGCTCGACGAGGATCCCTCACCGACGGTATTCGCCGCCAAGGCCGCCTACGAGGCGGCCGGTATCGGGCCCGAGGACGTCGACATCGCCCAGCTGCAGGACACCGATGCCGGCGCCGAGGTGATCCACATGGCCGAGACCGGGCTGTGTGCCGATGGGGAGCAGGAGAAGCTGCTGGCCGACGGTGCCACCGAGATCGGCGGGTCGATCCCGGTCAACACCGACGGCGGCCTGATCGCCAACGGCGAGCCGATCGGCGCCTCGGGCCTGCGCCAGATGCACGAGTTGGTGCGTCAACTCCGCGGCGAGGCCGGCGAGCGCCAGGTGCCGGGCAACCCCCGCGTCGGGCTGGCCCAGGTCTACGGCGCACCGGGTACGGCCTCGGCCACCATCCTGTCGCTCTAG
- a CDS encoding Zn-ribbon domain-containing OB-fold protein → MSTQIALAPEISTWPDAEPQLIGSRCTDCTATTFPAQARCPKCSGSNTEQVRLPRRGTVIAWTTQGFPPGAPYKGPTGKAFVPFGVGLVELADDTGPVIRVEGRLTENDPAKLQFGMDVELTIIPFTTDEEGNEIVTFAFQPV, encoded by the coding sequence GTGTCAACACAGATTGCTCTGGCGCCCGAGATTTCGACGTGGCCGGACGCCGAACCTCAGCTGATCGGCAGCCGCTGCACCGACTGCACGGCCACCACCTTCCCGGCCCAGGCCCGCTGCCCCAAGTGCTCCGGCAGCAACACCGAACAGGTGCGCCTGCCCCGCCGCGGCACCGTCATCGCCTGGACCACCCAGGGATTTCCGCCCGGCGCCCCCTACAAGGGGCCCACCGGAAAAGCCTTCGTGCCCTTCGGCGTCGGACTGGTCGAACTCGCCGACGACACCGGCCCGGTGATTCGTGTCGAGGGCCGGCTCACCGAAAACGACCCTGCCAAACTGCAATTCGGCATGGACGTCGAACTCACCATCATCCCCTTCACCACAGACGAAGAAGGCAACGAGATTGTCACCTTCGCCTTCCAGCCCGTCTAG
- a CDS encoding VOC family protein, with product MGEVLPGEVRQIGYVVTDLDDAIAGWLKMGVGPWFVIRNLPQRVTYRDAPCEVKLSLALSNSGDLQVELIQQLDETPSIFTEFLTATGGGFHQLAYWAEDFDAVMAKLAGAGWPQVWSGGEGEGVRFAYFEPPTGAAIVEIMELTEASAGMGAYVREQAASWDGADPVRELG from the coding sequence ATGGGCGAGGTTCTACCGGGCGAGGTCCGCCAGATCGGGTACGTGGTGACCGACCTGGACGACGCCATCGCCGGCTGGCTCAAGATGGGCGTCGGCCCGTGGTTCGTGATCCGCAACCTGCCGCAGCGGGTGACCTATCGGGATGCGCCGTGCGAGGTGAAACTGTCCCTCGCGTTGTCCAACAGCGGTGACCTACAGGTCGAGTTGATCCAACAACTGGACGAGACGCCCAGCATCTTCACCGAGTTCCTGACCGCCACCGGCGGTGGATTTCACCAACTTGCTTACTGGGCAGAAGATTTCGACGCTGTGATGGCCAAGCTGGCCGGGGCCGGCTGGCCGCAGGTGTGGTCCGGCGGCGAGGGGGAGGGGGTGCGCTTCGCCTACTTCGAACCGCCGACCGGGGCCGCGATCGTCGAGATCATGGAATTGACCGAGGCCTCCGCCGGTATGGGCGCCTACGTCCGTGAGCAGGCTGCCTCCTGGGACGGGGCCGATCCGGTCCGGGAGTTGGGCTGA
- a CDS encoding enoyl-CoA hydratase/isomerase family protein, which produces MVDLEIDGELAVITIDRPQARNAISLDTMDALNKALDGAVGARALVITGGGDRAFVSGGDLKELAALRTELEASEMAWRMRTICDRIAGFDGPVVAALNGHALGGGAEVAVAADIRIAADDIKIGFNQVALAIMPAWGGAERLAKLVGPSRALLLAGTGRILGAREAEQVGLIDQLIPRAEFAETWRTTAQLLARRQAGEVKRVINGVSTTEAVAAFARLWCSDEHWAAADKVMNKGK; this is translated from the coding sequence ATGGTCGACCTTGAAATCGACGGCGAACTGGCGGTCATCACGATCGACCGCCCGCAGGCACGCAACGCCATCTCGCTGGACACCATGGATGCGCTGAACAAGGCGCTGGACGGGGCTGTCGGCGCCCGCGCCCTGGTGATCACCGGTGGCGGCGACCGCGCCTTCGTGTCCGGCGGCGACCTCAAGGAATTGGCGGCACTGCGCACCGAGCTCGAGGCCTCCGAGATGGCCTGGCGGATGCGCACGATCTGCGACCGCATCGCAGGTTTCGACGGACCGGTCGTCGCGGCACTCAACGGCCACGCGCTCGGCGGTGGGGCCGAAGTGGCGGTGGCAGCAGACATCCGAATCGCCGCCGATGACATCAAGATCGGCTTCAATCAGGTGGCTTTGGCGATCATGCCGGCCTGGGGCGGGGCCGAACGGCTCGCCAAACTGGTCGGCCCAAGCCGGGCGCTACTGCTGGCCGGGACCGGCCGCATCCTGGGCGCCCGCGAAGCCGAGCAGGTCGGGCTGATCGACCAGCTGATCCCCCGAGCCGAATTCGCCGAGACGTGGCGGACGACGGCGCAACTGCTGGCCCGGCGTCAGGCCGGCGAGGTCAAGCGCGTGATCAACGGAGTGTCGACGACGGAGGCGGTCGCCGCGTTCGCCCGACTCTGGTGCTCCGATGAGCACTGGGCCGCCGCGGACAAGGTGATGAACAAGGGCAAGTAG
- a CDS encoding AMP-binding protein, translating to MRDIPVELTKRYVEEGWWRPETLGQMLADGLAASPDAGFYVHSGTRPYQGTFGEVERTARRLAAGLRDRGVGPGDVVAMQLPNWMEAAVAFWASAFLGAVTVPIVHFYGRKELGHIMATANPKVFITTEQFGRMKFEPDLCAEVPIVGLVGQSSFTDLLADEPMSGTLTADPAAPALIAFTSGTTREPKGVIHSHQTLGFETRQLLENYPPDRGRQLTATPVGHFIGMLGAFLIPVLEGAPIDLCDVWDPGKVLELIERDELSIGGGPPYFVTSLMDHPKFDERHLARFTTVGLGGSTVPAAVTRRLADLGLFVFRSYGSTEHPSITGSGAGAPEAKRLYTDGNVRPGVEIRLGPDGEIFSRGPDLCLGYTDDALTAKHFDADGWYRTGDIGVLDEDGYLTITDRTTDLIIRGGENISALEVEEVLLGLPDVIEAIVVAAPDARLGERVAAVLRVREGGTMPTLDQVRSHFESNGVARQKWPEELHLAQDFPRTASGKVQKFVIRQEIAAIAR from the coding sequence GTGCGCGACATCCCCGTTGAGCTGACCAAACGGTACGTCGAAGAAGGCTGGTGGCGGCCGGAAACCCTGGGCCAGATGCTGGCCGACGGTCTGGCGGCCAGCCCCGATGCCGGGTTCTACGTCCATTCCGGGACCCGTCCGTATCAGGGCACGTTCGGGGAGGTCGAGCGCACAGCCCGGCGCCTGGCCGCCGGGCTGCGGGATCGCGGCGTCGGACCCGGCGACGTGGTGGCCATGCAACTGCCGAACTGGATGGAGGCCGCGGTCGCGTTCTGGGCCTCGGCGTTCCTGGGTGCGGTGACGGTTCCGATCGTGCACTTCTACGGACGCAAGGAACTCGGCCACATCATGGCCACGGCCAATCCGAAGGTATTCATCACCACCGAGCAGTTCGGCCGGATGAAGTTCGAGCCCGATCTGTGTGCCGAGGTCCCGATCGTCGGTCTGGTCGGTCAATCTTCGTTCACCGACCTGCTCGCCGACGAGCCCATGAGCGGCACGCTGACCGCGGACCCGGCGGCGCCTGCGCTGATCGCGTTCACCTCCGGGACCACCCGAGAGCCCAAGGGCGTCATCCACAGTCATCAGACACTGGGCTTCGAAACCCGCCAGCTCCTGGAGAACTACCCGCCGGACCGCGGTCGTCAGCTCACGGCCACGCCCGTCGGGCACTTCATCGGGATGCTCGGCGCGTTCCTGATCCCGGTGCTCGAGGGCGCGCCGATCGATCTGTGCGACGTCTGGGACCCGGGCAAGGTCCTGGAGCTGATCGAGCGGGATGAGCTGTCGATCGGCGGCGGGCCACCGTATTTCGTCACCAGCCTGATGGACCATCCGAAGTTCGACGAACGCCATCTGGCCCGGTTCACCACCGTCGGCCTGGGTGGCTCGACGGTGCCGGCGGCGGTCACGCGGCGGCTGGCCGATCTGGGCCTGTTCGTCTTCCGCTCCTATGGCAGCACCGAGCATCCGTCGATCACCGGATCGGGCGCCGGGGCTCCGGAGGCCAAGCGGTTGTACACCGACGGGAACGTGCGTCCCGGTGTCGAGATCCGGCTCGGGCCGGACGGCGAGATCTTCAGCCGTGGACCGGATCTGTGCCTCGGCTACACCGACGATGCGCTCACCGCAAAGCATTTCGACGCCGACGGCTGGTACCGCACCGGGGACATCGGGGTGCTGGACGAGGACGGGTACCTGACAATCACCGATCGCACCACCGATCTCATCATCCGCGGCGGCGAGAACATCAGCGCGCTGGAGGTCGAGGAGGTGCTACTCGGCCTGCCGGACGTGATCGAGGCGATCGTGGTGGCCGCGCCTGACGCACGCCTGGGGGAGCGGGTGGCCGCGGTGCTGCGGGTGCGCGAGGGCGGCACGATGCCCACCCTCGATCAGGTCCGGTCGCATTTCGAGTCCAACGGCGTAGCCCGGCAGAAGTGGCCGGAAGAGCTACATCTGGCCCAAGACTTTCCCCGCACGGCCAGCGGGAAGGTGCAGAAGTTCGTCATCCGTCAGGAGATTGCTGCAATCGCCCGGTGA
- a CDS encoding amidohydrolase family protein — protein MGQLSHRVDIPFPLFDADNHLYEPPEAMTKYLPKEYKDLVQYVEVNGRTKIAIDGHISNYIPNPTFSHVAKPGAWEEYFKFGNPDGKSKRELFGEPMRSIPAFFEPAPRLELMNELGVDRSLMFPTLASLIEERLRDNPVAIHVIIHSLNQWLDEVWGFNYQNRIFVTPVITLPIVDKAIEELEWAVKRGARAILVRPAPVPGFRGPRSFALPEFDPFWERCVEYDVFVGMHSSDSGYSRYTSEWDGTVQEMLPFQTNAMSILNEWRPIQDAVASWVIHGALFRHPKLKVGIVEAGSKWMFPLLDSMAEVYKKAPEAFLGNPIEEIKNRIYVSPFYEEGIDDLINLIGVDQVLYGSDWPHPEGLAEPTHYVTALEHLAVEDQAKIMGGNLGRLVTT, from the coding sequence ATGGGGCAACTGTCGCATAGGGTCGACATTCCGTTTCCGCTGTTCGACGCGGACAACCATCTCTACGAGCCGCCGGAGGCGATGACCAAGTACCTCCCCAAGGAGTACAAGGACCTCGTCCAGTACGTGGAGGTCAACGGCCGCACCAAGATCGCGATCGACGGCCACATCAGCAACTACATCCCGAACCCGACCTTCTCGCATGTCGCCAAGCCGGGTGCTTGGGAGGAGTACTTCAAGTTCGGCAACCCGGATGGCAAGAGCAAGCGCGAGCTGTTCGGTGAGCCGATGCGGTCCATCCCGGCATTCTTCGAGCCGGCTCCCCGCCTGGAGCTGATGAACGAGCTCGGCGTCGATCGCTCGCTGATGTTCCCGACGCTGGCCAGCCTCATCGAGGAGCGGCTGCGCGACAACCCGGTCGCCATCCACGTCATCATCCACTCGCTCAACCAGTGGCTCGATGAGGTCTGGGGCTTCAACTACCAGAACCGCATCTTCGTCACCCCGGTCATCACCCTGCCGATCGTCGACAAGGCGATCGAGGAGCTGGAGTGGGCGGTCAAGCGCGGTGCCCGCGCCATTCTGGTTCGACCCGCCCCGGTGCCCGGCTTCCGCGGCCCGCGCTCGTTCGCGTTGCCCGAGTTCGACCCCTTCTGGGAGCGCTGCGTCGAGTACGACGTGTTCGTCGGCATGCACTCCTCGGACAGCGGCTACTCGCGCTACACCTCGGAATGGGACGGCACGGTGCAGGAGATGCTCCCGTTCCAGACCAACGCCATGTCGATCCTCAACGAGTGGCGCCCGATCCAGGATGCCGTGGCCTCCTGGGTCATCCACGGTGCGCTGTTCCGCCACCCGAAGCTCAAGGTCGGCATCGTCGAAGCCGGCTCGAAATGGATGTTCCCGCTGCTGGATTCGATGGCAGAGGTGTACAAGAAGGCTCCTGAGGCTTTCCTCGGTAACCCGATCGAGGAGATCAAGAACCGCATCTACGTCAGCCCGTTCTACGAGGAGGGTATCGACGATCTGATCAACCTCATCGGTGTCGATCAGGTGCTGTACGGCTCCGATTGGCCGCACCCGGAGGGCTTGGCGGAGCCCACCCACTACGTGACGGCGCTTGAGCACCTCGCTGTGGAGGATCAGGCCAAGATCATGGGTGGAAACCTGGGCCGCCTCGTCACCACCTAA
- a CDS encoding FadD3 family acyl-CoA ligase, translating into MANWQTIPEMVLSAADRFGDAEAVVDGPLRLSFTELVERIRKASGAFAEFGVAKGDRVAVWAPNSAEWIIAAFGIMAAGGVLVPVNTRFKTDEAADVVARSGAKAVMVQKGFLGQDFTFAETDVDVPAIDLKSDFLTSGSPFTRDVAPTDIADVIFTSGTTGRPKGAMMNHRQTLRAYEEWATLADLREGDRYLMINPYFHTFGLKAGLVASFLRGATMLPVAVFDVENVVELIERERITMLPGPPTLYHSLLAVADSDRLSTLRAGVTGAADIPVELVRRIRDDLPFQTLMTGYGLTEAGNVTLSRPGDSAEDVATTAGLPCEGVDVRIADDTEVLVRGYNVMQGYLDDPTATAEAIDSDGWLHTGDLGEFTESGRLRIVGRKKDMFIVGGFNAYPAEIEGFLLEHPAIAQVAVIGVPDERMGQVGKAFVVLRDEPGASGTAAEELIAWSRERMAGYKVPRYVEFLDELPLNATGKVMKNELEAQVAANSG; encoded by the coding sequence GTGGCGAACTGGCAGACCATCCCCGAGATGGTCTTGAGTGCGGCGGACCGGTTCGGCGACGCCGAAGCTGTCGTCGACGGTCCGCTGCGTCTGTCCTTCACCGAACTCGTCGAGCGCATCCGGAAGGCTTCGGGTGCGTTCGCCGAGTTCGGCGTCGCCAAGGGGGACCGGGTCGCGGTCTGGGCTCCCAACTCGGCCGAGTGGATCATCGCGGCCTTCGGCATCATGGCCGCAGGCGGCGTACTGGTCCCGGTCAACACCCGGTTCAAGACCGACGAGGCCGCCGACGTGGTGGCGCGCAGCGGCGCCAAGGCGGTGATGGTCCAAAAGGGTTTCCTCGGGCAGGATTTCACGTTCGCCGAGACCGATGTCGATGTCCCGGCCATCGACCTGAAGTCGGACTTCCTGACCAGTGGCAGCCCTTTCACGCGGGATGTGGCGCCCACCGACATCGCCGATGTCATCTTCACCTCGGGCACCACCGGCAGGCCCAAGGGCGCGATGATGAACCACCGCCAGACGCTGCGGGCCTACGAGGAGTGGGCCACCCTGGCGGATCTGCGCGAGGGCGACCGCTACCTGATGATCAACCCGTACTTCCATACTTTCGGGTTGAAGGCAGGTCTGGTGGCGTCATTCCTGCGGGGCGCGACGATGCTGCCGGTGGCCGTTTTCGACGTCGAGAACGTCGTGGAACTCATTGAGCGCGAACGCATCACGATGCTGCCCGGCCCGCCCACGCTGTACCACTCGCTGCTGGCCGTCGCGGACAGCGATCGGCTCTCGACGCTGCGGGCCGGGGTGACCGGCGCCGCCGACATCCCGGTGGAACTGGTGCGTCGAATCCGAGACGACCTGCCGTTCCAGACGTTGATGACCGGCTACGGCCTCACCGAGGCGGGCAACGTCACGCTGTCCCGGCCCGGCGACTCAGCCGAGGACGTGGCGACCACCGCCGGGCTGCCGTGTGAGGGGGTCGATGTCCGCATCGCCGACGACACCGAGGTGCTGGTGCGCGGATACAACGTGATGCAGGGCTACTTGGATGATCCGACGGCCACCGCTGAGGCGATCGACTCCGACGGCTGGCTGCACACCGGCGACCTCGGCGAGTTCACCGAGTCCGGTCGGCTGCGGATCGTGGGACGCAAGAAAGACATGTTCATCGTCGGCGGATTCAACGCCTATCCGGCCGAGATCGAGGGGTTCCTGCTCGAGCATCCGGCGATCGCGCAGGTTGCGGTTATCGGCGTCCCCGACGAGCGGATGGGCCAGGTCGGCAAGGCGTTCGTGGTGCTGCGGGACGAGCCGGGTGCTTCGGGGACCGCCGCCGAGGAATTGATCGCCTGGAGCCGCGAGCGAATGGCCGGCTACAAAGTGCCCCGGTATGTCGAGTTCCTCGACGAACTACCACTCAACGCCACCGGCAAGGTGATGAAGAATGAGCTTGAGGCGCAGGTAGCGGCCAATTCGGGCTAA
- a CDS encoding twin-arginine translocation pathway signal: MSLDQETKETVKDDTSTAVEVDDTEVTAETEETVEAAEEQAEADTADDTDAAASEPPGGWLQKLKRQWFPLALVVALIVSAALAGWLYFGQFRTDQQTGPAASATVLKAANDGTVALLSYAPDSLDRDFTAAKSHLTGDFLSYYTQFTQEIVAPAAKQKSVKTAAAIVRSAVSEIHPDSATVLVFVNQATTSAENPNGSFAASAVKVGMSKIDGNWLISSFDPV, from the coding sequence GTGAGCCTGGATCAGGAAACCAAAGAGACCGTGAAAGACGACACCTCGACGGCCGTCGAGGTCGACGACACCGAGGTGACCGCCGAGACGGAAGAGACCGTCGAAGCCGCCGAGGAACAGGCTGAAGCCGATACGGCGGACGACACCGACGCGGCCGCTTCCGAGCCCCCGGGAGGTTGGCTCCAGAAGCTCAAGAGGCAGTGGTTCCCGCTGGCACTCGTGGTCGCGCTGATCGTGTCGGCCGCTCTGGCCGGATGGCTGTACTTCGGTCAGTTCCGCACCGATCAGCAGACCGGGCCGGCCGCGTCGGCGACGGTGCTCAAGGCTGCGAACGACGGCACAGTCGCTCTGTTGAGCTACGCGCCCGACAGCCTCGACCGCGATTTCACCGCCGCCAAGTCCCACCTGACCGGGGACTTCCTGTCGTACTACACCCAGTTCACGCAGGAGATTGTCGCTCCCGCCGCCAAGCAGAAGTCGGTCAAGACCGCCGCGGCCATCGTGCGCTCGGCTGTCTCGGAGATCCACCCGGATTCGGCGACTGTGCTCGTGTTCGTCAATCAGGCCACCACCAGCGCCGAGAACCCCAACGGGAGCTTCGCGGCCAGCGCCGTCAAAGTCGGGATGAGCAAGATCGACGGCAACTGGCTGATCTCGTCGTTCGACCCGGTGTAG
- a CDS encoding AfsR/SARP family transcriptional regulator — MSKQFTLNLLGEFAVYRDMEPVVLPPSCRRLVALTAVKRRELHRSWVCDLLWPGSPPQKAVSSLRSALWRLRPLGADCLLVVEHQYVSLAPEVKVDWHEALALHEAMAVIDGRPAPATSHPVLRRLARSGDLLEGWPDPWCAAERDRYRAIKRSVLDAPDSPARQVTHYAVPGSRPGSHGGRHHNDNAGCRP, encoded by the coding sequence GTGTCCAAGCAATTCACGCTGAACCTCCTCGGCGAGTTCGCCGTCTACCGAGACATGGAGCCGGTGGTGCTGCCGCCGTCATGTCGCCGGTTGGTGGCACTGACCGCTGTGAAGCGTCGCGAGCTGCACCGTAGCTGGGTGTGCGACTTGCTGTGGCCCGGCAGCCCGCCGCAGAAGGCGGTGTCCTCACTGCGCTCCGCCCTGTGGCGACTCCGACCGTTGGGCGCCGACTGCCTGCTCGTGGTGGAGCATCAATACGTCAGCCTGGCTCCCGAGGTGAAGGTCGACTGGCACGAGGCCCTCGCGCTGCACGAGGCAATGGCAGTGATCGACGGACGTCCGGCACCTGCGACCAGTCACCCTGTCCTGCGCCGGCTGGCACGAAGCGGCGACCTGCTCGAAGGCTGGCCCGACCCCTGGTGTGCCGCCGAGCGCGACCGCTATCGGGCCATCAAACGATCGGTCCTGGACGCGCCAGACAGCCCCGCAAGGCAGGTAACGCACTACGCGGTCCCTGGCTCACGTCCGGGGTCGCACGGCGGCCGCCACCACAACGACAACGCGGGGTGCCGGCCATGA
- a CDS encoding low temperature requirement protein A, with the protein MTGRDPHEQHRVATPLELLFDLTFVIAFGVAASQLAHLMAEGHVSAGLAGFGFSAFAIWWAWMNFTWFASAYDTDDWIYRVMTMLQMVGVIILAMGIPPVFASIEHGGHVDNVVMVAGYVVMRIALVGQWLRAAVQDPPRRSACLTYASAVVIAQIGWVVQIFVQTSLTVFFVTALVLMVVEIGGPILAERRMGGTPWHAHHVAERYGLLAIIALGEGVVGTVASLTAAVGEHGWSTDAILLVASGIGLTFGMWWVYFLVPAGALLHAQRTLSFWYGYLHLAVFAAIVATGAGLHVAAYYIDGESKLDSVDTVLAVAIPVGVYLAAMFVIYSFLVADFDLLHALLLVLAAAALVAAVALAAHGTPMAVCLLVVTAAPVVVVIGFEAVGHRHAAEIVGRRLDVHRPG; encoded by the coding sequence ATGACCGGACGTGACCCGCATGAGCAGCACCGGGTGGCGACCCCGCTGGAGCTGTTGTTCGACCTGACCTTTGTGATCGCCTTCGGCGTGGCGGCCTCGCAGCTCGCGCACCTGATGGCGGAGGGGCACGTATCGGCCGGACTCGCGGGTTTCGGGTTCTCCGCCTTCGCGATCTGGTGGGCGTGGATGAACTTCACCTGGTTCGCATCGGCCTATGACACCGACGACTGGATCTACCGGGTGATGACGATGCTGCAGATGGTCGGCGTCATCATCCTGGCCATGGGCATCCCGCCCGTCTTCGCCTCCATCGAACACGGCGGGCACGTCGACAACGTGGTGATGGTGGCCGGTTATGTGGTGATGCGAATTGCCTTGGTGGGGCAGTGGTTACGGGCCGCCGTGCAGGATCCGCCCCGCCGGTCCGCTTGCCTGACCTACGCATCCGCCGTCGTCATCGCCCAGATCGGGTGGGTGGTGCAGATCTTCGTCCAGACCTCCCTGACGGTCTTCTTCGTCACCGCATTGGTGCTGATGGTCGTGGAGATCGGCGGGCCGATCCTGGCCGAGCGCCGGATGGGCGGCACCCCATGGCACGCCCATCATGTCGCCGAGCGCTATGGACTGCTCGCGATCATCGCGTTGGGCGAGGGAGTGGTCGGCACGGTGGCATCCCTGACCGCGGCGGTGGGGGAGCACGGCTGGTCCACCGATGCGATCCTGCTCGTAGCCTCCGGTATCGGGCTGACCTTCGGGATGTGGTGGGTGTACTTCCTGGTGCCGGCCGGGGCGCTGCTGCATGCCCAGCGCACGCTGTCGTTCTGGTACGGGTATCTGCATCTGGCGGTGTTCGCGGCGATTGTGGCCACCGGCGCGGGATTACACGTGGCGGCTTACTACATCGACGGTGAATCGAAGCTGGATTCCGTCGACACCGTGCTGGCAGTGGCGATCCCGGTGGGCGTCTATCTGGCGGCGATGTTCGTCATCTACTCGTTCTTGGTGGCGGATTTCGATCTGCTGCACGCACTTCTGCTGGTGCTGGCCGCGGCCGCCCTTGTGGCTGCGGTGGCGCTCGCCGCCCATGGGACGCCGATGGCGGTCTGTCTGCTGGTCGTCACCGCGGCACCGGTGGTCGTGGTCATCGGGTTCGAGGCGGTCGGGCATCGGCACGCCGCCGAGATCGTCGGCCGGCGCCTTGATGTTCACCGGCCCGGGTGA